The genomic interval gccaaggaaggggtAAGGATATCAGCAGTGCTTGTGACTAGCAGGACCCAATCCACCTATCCCGTCTTTTTGTTTTAGTATTCTTGATCAACCGTTATCAAATGTATCTGAGAATTTGCTGTTTCCTCTatataagtattggcaaccttcagtctcgaaagattatggtattacgctctgaaaggtggttctggcacagcgtctagtgtggctgaaaaggccaatccgggagtgacaatcccttccacactgggagcaagtgcagtctgtccctggtctgtctccctggctatgggccttccttctttgcctcttagcctcagactgttaagtgtctcttcaaactgggaaaggccatgctgcacagcctgcctccaagcgggccgctcagaggccagggtttcccacctgttgaggtccatccctaaggccttcagatccctcttgcagatgtccttgtatcgcagctgtggtctacctgtagggcgctttccttgcacgagttctccagaggagatcctttgggatccggccatcatccattctcacgacatgaccaagccaacgcaggcgtctctgtttcagcagtgaatacatgctagggattccagcacgttccaggactgtgttgtttggaactctgtgtTGTTTCCTCTATATAAAGCACATGTATGTGCACATGGCATCGCCCACACAGAATCTGTTTCCTATATGACTGGGATCCAAGGAACAGGGAGGGCCTTGAATAGATCTGACCAAAAAGGTTACCTTCCAAATCTGCAAATGTGGACTTCCACTACTCGTTTTTTGCAACCTGGTATGGTCAGCTTTCACTGGCTGTGCACTTAGGGGCAATAAGTCACAGCTTCAGTTCCAGTAAGGAGTGTTGTGCTCACACAAAGGAACCTTGTGCAGAGATCCTCCTGAGAACAAGAACTTCTGGCAATCTGCATTATGCAAAAGGTTAGCATACAACACAACTAGTCATTTTTATGATTTGATAAGATTTACAGGAATCATTAGAACACCATCACTCTTGTACAAACCACTAACTTGAGGTATCACTAAAGTGATGTTAACCCCTCCCGAAGTTCATGCTACTGGGGTAAGGGGCTGTAGGGTACTGCTGTCTACCAGGTGATTAGCCATAAAAACCACCACCACTGGTCAATATAAGGACAGCCTATATATTTTGAGGGTATTGTACAATGCCAACCAGCCGTAACAGAGAATTGGTGACAGCCAACTAGGCTCATGAGGTTGCAGGCAATCCTCCACATTTGTCTAGAAAGTTAATGCCATCAGTACTAGCATCCCCTCCCACTACAGGAAttttctagtacaggggtgtccaaactttttggcaggagggccacatcacctctcttgacactttgttggggaaaaaagaattaatttacatttcaaatttgaataagtttacataaatgaatatattagagatggaacttatatgaatgaacgaaggtcttgcaattgctcaaggcttTAAAAGGCTttttacaaagcaaggccagcttttccttcgctgctgctactacatcacaggcatgaaaacagcaagtagtggagggaaccactgtcccacagctcatgtgaggtACAGGGTGAGTTgccctcaccctgagagcagttgcgtcaggccagcacagattccagcaagtctccagagggccaggggctcagagatggggagctccctgcaggccagactgggagtccccgagggccgcaagtggcccctgggcaggggtttgggcacccctgctctagcacaatcattcccagactggtgggtcacaattcaCCAGGGGCACCGGAAATGGgtcattcctccttaaggggcaATTACACCGCCATGGAGACCCAGGGACATGCCCACGTTCCTAGGGGTGTCCTGCAGTCTCCTAGAGGTAGCTCTTGGAGCTCTCTTCTGGTTTGCACAATTGCAAAGTGGAAGTGAGTTCTGAGAGCAAAACACAGCTCATTGCAACCATGCTGAGGGTCATGGAGTCGACTGCAAGCATctgggaccctccaggaggctgcaggatacCCCCAGGTATGTGGGGAAGTCCCTAGGTCCCTGTAGTGCCATCAGGGCTACTCCACTGCAACAACGCACAGCAGTCTCAACTCCCTTGGAGGggtttgggaattgctgctctAGTATATGATTATATAATATTTCAGATAATCCCATACATTCTTCTATTTTGAGCCCTTTAAAGTTCACCAACTCCATCTATTTCTTTATACATTGCAGTTAGCTGCTCAAATCCTTCAGAAAAACATAAGATACAtctaagaaatattttcatttgcccTAGAAGACTATCCTGTAGATGTGACAAACTGAGCAATGTTCTTCTCAAGCACCCAAACAGAGTTCAAAGGGAAAGTCTGAAGTTAAACACAACTTAAGAATTCAGTTTTCTTCATctttatttaagaatttaaatgcatcCAAATGCACAAATTAACGGTAAGATTTCTGGTAGCGTGCACGAGCTCCAGGTCCACCAAACTTCTTGGACTCACAACGACGAGGATCAGCAACCAAAAGGGTCCTGTCGTACTGGATGAGGATATCCTTTATCTCCTTCTTGGAAGCTTCATCAACATCTTAGGGAGAAAAAATGAAAATCTATATGAAGACGTGAATACCTTAGCTTTCAATCAATGCTGTCTGTAgctcagggaccaatcctattcaaccatCCAGTATCGATGTAGCCAatagggtgcatgctgcatcctgcaaagggggggtCACAGGGGCCTCTTCAAgctatttgttcccttaattcagagatgcattgcagttgcaacagcactggaaaggatCGGGCCCTCAGAAGTGGATATTTTGGTACCAAAGTATTTGAAGACTGTCTCTGGGCAGTACAAGTGAAACAAATGCATCACATGGTTCCTGTTCTATGAAACTGGTTTAAACTGTGCATTAGGGGAAAAAACTAAGAAATAGAAACTCACATTTCTGGTAATAAGCCACCAGTGCTTTGGAGATAGACTGACGAATTGCTGTAAAGGAAAGAGACAAATTAATAGCAACCAAATACTAGCCAGGCTCAGCTCAGGGATACCAAAAGGGCCATGATACTTCACTTCATGGCCTGCTTAACACCTTTGAAATACAAGTATGAGCATGCATGGACCTACAAAACTGAACTCACTTATAGTGAGAAATACAATCCCAACGCAACACAAGAACAAGCCAAAAAATTTAATACATAAGCACTAAATCTAATATTTTAAGAACATTTAATCTTTGCAAGTATTCACAGTCAATAAATACCATATTTGAGATGCAtttaatttatgtaaacaaactcttctccttcaacCCAAACAAAGCCTGTAGTTGCTCATATAAAATCATACCATATATCTGTGCAACGTGGCCACCACCCTTCACACGGACTCTGATGTCAACTCCAGCAAAACGTTCTTTGCCCAAAAGGAGAACTGGTTCAAGCAGCTAAGAAAGAACATTGTAGTTATAAAAAATGAAACAgactaataaaatatttaaatattcatAATGAGGTGATACATTTATTCTGTTGTTGGAACATTTAAAGACAATGTTGAAAAAGCTTTCGAggtacactcacacacacaaactaattatacaaaaatattgtaaaattatgcatggtgctAAAGGCACTATTAACATGGTTCAAAGGCTCTAAAACACATGCATTATGCTAAAGGTCcattttttccctctctcacaatactagaatcaGGAGTCAAGGAACTGAAGGCAGGAAATTTAGGACTGACAAAAAGAGGTACTCTCCCcccacagtgcataattagtgtGCAGAATTCACTGTCACAAGAAGCAGTGATGCCCACcagtttggatggctttaaaagagaattCATAGATGGCATAAACCAATGGCTCCTAGTCATGTCAATTCACTACCACTAGGTTCAGTGGCATTATGTCTCTAAATGCAGTTCTAGGAGGACAACAAATGCAGAGAAGTACAacttctctcctgtttgtgggcgTCTTAGAAGCagctggtgaaccactgtgacAAAAAAGGGTGCTAGACTGTATGGACATTTGCAGCACTTTTCTTAATTAAAATTCATCTGTGTCCTACAAATATACATATGGACATCACTATCATCACTATCAGAGTATGCTTATTAAACATAGAATGGATAAACAGATCACTCAATATTTCAGAGCACTGTTGCTCTGAACAGTGAAGCTACAAATCAATAATGGATGAAAATACAAAGGTGTTTCATTGAGTAACAGTTTGCAGCCTGCTTAAAGCTTACTGCAATAGTTGCTGTTCTACTTAGAAACAGTTCCTATTTTGGCTCCTAATCAATTCAAAGTGAACTAAGAAATAAAGTAGTAAAGACAACCATCAATTACAGGCACAGTTACACTAATTAATACAACATTTTACACCCCTAAAATGACAGCAAACAACTTACTTTGTACTGCAGAGTTCTGGGCTCTATCATTTCCAGGGGCCTTCCGTTCACTTTAATGAGGCCATTTCCTCTTTTGCAGTGAGCAACTGCAGTTGCAGTTTTCTTGAAAAAATAAAAGTCAAAGCATAACTGTACAGTACCTATTTAAACAGTATTAATTATGCACTCAAAACTAAGATCCTATACCAatgattctcaaccagtggtacttaaggtggtatcTGGTGTTTCTCACCTGCCACCCggagaccaggaacacaatgtAACAAACCGTGGtgagaggcttggctcagtgggcagagctccagagcataattttccatgctcaaaaaagcccttctgtccaccctgagactcttactggtgtttgttgtatcgcacctggcctcccaacccaaaagtaactggtgatggtgtcatcaccagttacatctggTGGTACTCTGAATaagtggaccgtgtgaagtggtacagcagaggacaaaccttgagaaacagtcTTACACGCATCCCTGTATGTTAAGAACCACTACTTCTAACCCATTACTACTACTAATGCCCCTTTCAGCTGCAGTCTGAATACACAGAGTATCTCTCTCAGCCACCAGATTTGGGGCAGTGGGAGAGAAGGAAGATGGGAACACGGGCACGTGTCTCAGGCTGAGATTTGTATCTATTGCTCAGCACCAGTTAATAACTGTTCCATATAGTTTGGATGATGATGATCTACATTCTATTCTTGCACAGTCATGCTTTTGACTGGATTATTATTAAAGTGTAACTGCACAGCACCTATTTAAGCAGTATTGATTATATACTCAAGGATAAGATATACGTATCCCTGTAAGTCGAGAGGACGCAATGGGGGTCCAAGCTGTTCCTAACAGGGATCCCTATAGGATCTTATCCTTGTATGTAATTAACAGTTTAAATAGGCGCTATAGAGCATTCCTTATTACTATTGTTAGTATTTATTATGGTATAGAACAGTAATCTCCATTAGCAATACTATACAGTACCTATTTAAACAGGATAACTTATACACTAGACTAGGATCCTACAGGCATCCCCATGTGTGCTGAGAACCCCTTGgactccactgctccttccagcTGCAGTCTGACAACCCCTTCCTAGCACacttcctgtgagtaagccccattggcttcaatggggcttacttttgagtaggcatgcataggatggggctctgagactGCCATGCTggccatttacctgggagtaagccgtatGGGCTCTAATGggccttaattctgagtagatctgcataggatggggctctgaggctgccaccctatccacgtttacccgggagtaagccccatggactccaatggggcttatttctgagtagacctgcacagagCTGCAAGTCCCTCTTCTTGGCCCGCAGACGGGGCGGAGGAAGGGAACGGGGGCAGGTGGGCGGCGCAGAGGCCGGCGGGCCTCGGGAGGCGCAGAGGCGGCCACCCTCGCTGCGAGGAACCGGGGAGAGCGGCGCATGTGTGGGGAGGCCTCCTTCCTCGGGGCCGCCCGTGGGTGCCGCGCCTCCCTTTAGCCAGCCGCCCCCGAGGCCAGACCTGCGGGCAGCGGCCTCACCTTCCTGCCGAAGACCTGCACGCTCTGGAGGGGCCCCTTGGCCGGCATGGCGATGCGAGGAGAGAGAGTCAAACGCGCCTGCCGTCAGCGAGAGCAGCCGCAAAAGGAAGGACGGGGTTTCCAGGGCCGCCTTCCAGGGGCTGCGCAGGCTGACGTCACTTCCCGTCGCGGCCGCCGCGCAGCTTTACGGCTGGGCGGGGCAGGGAAACGCCGGGGTTGCTATGGAAACCGGCCCGCGCGCCGCAGGGAGCGCAACGGTCGCCGAGATGGGCGGGGCGGGGCTCCGAGGGGGTGGGGCTACGCGCGCTCCGAGAATCAGGGCAGCGAGTCTGCAGGCCCAGCCACGCCCACCTGGGTGCAAGCCCCGCTGGCcctcctgtccacgctttcccgggaggaagccccattggttattatggcacttgcttctgagtcgACCTGCAGAGGCCAGGCTCTGCGGCTgccctcctgtccacacttacctggccgTGAGCCCCGCTGACCTGAATGGGACAGACCTGAGAGGATGGGGCTCCAAGGtgccaccctagccacactttcctgggagtaagccccattgactctaatgggactttcttctgagtaggcaggcctaAGCTGGGGCCTTAAAAGAAGGCCCTTTGCACCTTAAAGTGACATTTGCCTTGAGAGAAAGCAGCACTCGCCTCATGCAGGCCCTTCCCGCTCAGAGTCCAAGCCTGGGCCTGCCTCCTCTGAAGGAAGTCCCCTTGCAGTCAATGGGCCtgctcccaggcagcctccctccttccttggtccctttacaccaggggtgtcaaagcaCCAGGCCCGCCAGCCGAGTGCAGCCCCAGGTTTCCTTGGGCTCTGCcagcctgataattgggctctctcataccttgaaaacatgaacaaggtTTGCAACATTCTCTCTTctaccatttgcagctaatgtgaaAACagagtgcttgtttctggccatcctctgcttagcaatgtcactttctgcttaacgacATCATCGCTAACGACGTCACTTTCTctttaacgatgtcactttctgcttaatgatgtcactttgctTAACAACTTAAcaacaatgatgtcactttctagctagctaccttccttcctgccttgctggccctgcaaggcattctggagcagggcctgcctttttctgccattatttcagtCTTTATCTGTGGTAGTTTTGGCCGCTTCTGTACAAGATTCTGTGTGCCACCTAGTGGTTATCTCATATGCTTACAATGAATAGACAACTCATAGATCCACCATGACTTTCCCTTAGTGTTTCCAATAGGATCATTGATCGGTCATTAGGGTCAATGAATTCTAAGCACAATAACtaaggagtaagccacattgagctctgcgggacttacttctaaataaatatgcataggatagcACTGCAAATGTCTTGAACCTACTTCCTGGCCTGTGTTTGAGGATGTCTGGAAGACGGACCCAACATTGGTGACAGCTGGGCACTGCTATATAAATTGTCATCCCCTATAAAAATAATCCCCTGTAAAAAACTGTATCGATTAGTCAACTTGCTAAGTGACAGATGTTTCCAGATCATAATTTTAGATTTTTATCtaattttagatttttttctctgtaaaccgctatgtgaacttttagttgaaaagcagtatataaacactgttaataataataataataataataataataataataataataataataataataataataataataataataataatgggggacaatgcaagtaaggtaagaaggctaaacaatgGCCTCCCACAAGCTCTGTAATGCcacccacactatttaacctgtacatctcagacttgccagtaacaaggggacgtAAATTTGGATATGTCGACaacttggctctagcagtgcagggaaaaaaacatggaggtgttggatggcctcctctcagaagaccttaagatcctgagaaaatattttgctgactggaggtttaTACCCAGTAGCAGCAAAatggtgactacatgcttccaccttaacaataaattagctaatgcagccccgaaggtctatctaaataacaacctactcccttacaatccccatccaaaatatcttggagtaactttggactggactctctcttataagtcacacctcaAGAACACGtctgcaaaaatcaataccaggaacaacatactccagaaattaaaaagaacaagatggggagcttcagccactactctcagaacatcagcattaggattgatctactccgtAGCAGAATACTGCACTCCAGTATGGCTTAatagctgtcatactagcaagatcgATGCCAGGTTAAATGAAACCGTGAGGATCAttatgctggcatccttcagtctcggaagactatggtattgcactctgttctggaacagagtgtcctctccagtgcacaaagcctgggtagagtagatatggaggatagactgttaccctctccacgtcgctgcaatggtccaatggaaaggctggagccaatacggttggttctagcggcgtcgcaggagttgccagaatgtgactgtgttcagtcatgaactgtctcagggactccggctccggattttgcctcgaggttgactcctgaagcctcttccataactagatgtagccacaaggcagtggaagtttgggatcagagttttccttctcttagatgagctgccttcccaagctaacaagtcccatctacccggtggctgtttagtcgcctcttacgacaagtacagccaaaccgagggcctattcttatcccccagcccccaggggttatgaggatcataagcagctgtataagacccactcctgtctgttggctccccgtttTGAGCCACGTAGCATGGCCAGCCTtaaggagacaagaggctttagtgaaagaatatagaaaaatcatcaacaacccacttttaccagtgcatgccaatcttccttatctatcaattggtaggcttaaatctaggaagccttctctggcattcACACAACATCTAcacaataatttcaacatcaatgcccaatggaaagttaaatggacagtcgaatgcccagaaacgggtagatatatagacaatcctacacttaaggtgccaggtttcgacttacctcgccagcactggaaaactttgaacaggatccgtaccctacatggtgttagtcaggactcagtgtttaaatgggggctagtatctaccccacagtgtgattgtgggttttcccgccaaaccatataccacattgtgtttGGCTGCAAACTGAGTGTGTAtgctggcccatggtctgactttttcaatgaagataACTCTGttcttgaatggctggatgaactggacattgatatttgatctggGTTAATTGtcatataagtccatgtattatatgccatacgctaaataaataaatatactgcCACAAGGTACAAATATAAACAATGAAATGAGCACATCGCACATTTAATACTAAAGACATACAGTATATGATTGGACTCTGTAGCTCGAGATAAGCTTTGCAACAGACTGGtttccagactttttttttttttttttttttaaaggttttcaaTTTAGGACCACAGTAGATCAAGGTTAATATCCCTGATTAGTAACTGTTCTGCTTTTGGTTAAGCATTGGATGATATATGCTTCACAAGGTTGCCCAAAAGGCCAAAAGGGAAGAAGTTCTCTGGG from Tiliqua scincoides isolate rTilSci1 chromosome 7, rTilSci1.hap2, whole genome shotgun sequence carries:
- the RPS16 gene encoding small ribosomal subunit protein uS9, which encodes MPAKGPLQSVQVFGRKKTATAVAHCKRGNGLIKVNGRPLEMIEPRTLQYKLLEPVLLLGKERFAGVDIRVRVKGGGHVAQIYAIRQSISKALVAYYQKYVDEASKKEIKDILIQYDRTLLVADPRRCESKKFGGPGARARYQKSYR